In Tribolium castaneum strain GA2 chromosome 8, icTriCast1.1, whole genome shotgun sequence, the genomic window AACTCACACTTACACTAGTCGTGATGTTGCGGAACAGGGCGTACAAGGCCGAGTGGTACGACTGGTACCCGATCACAGCGGCTGGTGCCTTCTTACCGCCATCTTCGCGAAATATTGCGTGACTTACGGTCAGTAAAGTGTTATTTTCCGCCCCGATATCGAACGGTACGGAGTATATGTAAGCCGTGGGGTCCACATAGTGGTACTCGACGGCCCTCCGGTACCAAATTTCGTCAATAGCCTTATTATGGAGCATATGGAAGTGTCTAAAACTCCTACGTTTGGGGTAAGAACCCGTTCAAGGTCACAATAACTTACGGTTCCTCTCTGGCTATTGCGTCCACATTTTGGGGGAAGTCCTGCCATCGGGTCAGTCCACTGTGCGTTGCCAGGAATGCCACAGTGATGCCAAACCGACGAATGAACTTATCCCTGCACACACATAcgaaaaaatactgtaaaattaaattgtgacAAGTTTTCGGGTTCCGactgtaataaaaatacaagtcCTGGCTGCATATTTCACCtagaattttaatacaaaggcTTCGATTTGTACCGTACCTTGGTATTAAAGCCATCAACATAGCTATGGGTCTTTGGAAAAACAGATTAGAGTGCGTTAATGAGTGTTAGTGAGGTAGTGCAAAAAAGTGACTCTTACCCGTTCTCTTCCTTGCTGCTGTTGGAATTGGTGATGTTTTCGCTGAACCAGGAGGTGATCTTGGCGTCGGCCACGACCTTCACGATCAGGCCGCGGTCGCCTAAAGATTTCCAGTTAGCGAAAGTTGTCAAAAAAGTGGAGAAGGGAAAGATGAAGAGAAAGAAGAGAAGAAGCAATTGAAGGAAAAGGGGAACTAGCAGAAGAATGAGAAGAAGGAGAAGCTGAAGGAAAAGGAGATTAAGTATTAGAAGGAAGGAAAAGAGGAGAAGGGGAGGAAGCATCTGAAGGAGAAAGAGGAAAAGAGGATGTAGCTTCTGAAGGAGAAAGAAGAGGAGAAGCTTCTGATGATAAAAGAAGAGATGGAGGATGAccaaaagaaagagaaagaagagAATAAGAAGCAGGAAAAGGGGAACGAGCAGAAGAATAAGAAGAAGGTGAAGCTAAAGGAAAAAGAGAATGAACAGAAGAAGAAGTGAAAGAGAATTGGAAGTAGCATTTAAAGGAGAAAGAAACATCTGAAAATGAAAGAGGAAAAAAGGAAGAAGTATCTGAAGGAAAAAGAGGAAAAGAGGATGAAGCTTCTGAAGGAGAAAGAAGAGAAGAAGATAAAGCCTCTGAAAATGAAAGAGATGGAGAATGAccaaaagaaagagaaagacgAGAAGAAGAAGCAGGCGAAGGAAAAGGGGAAGAAGCATAAGGAGGAGAAGCTGAAGGAAAAGGGGAACAAGCAGAAGATGGAGAAGCTGAAGGAAAAGGAGAATGAGCCAAAGAAGGAGGGAAAAGAGGAGAAGAGAAAGGAGCATTTGATGGAGAAAGAGGAAAAAAGGATGAGGCATCTGAAggagaaagaaaaaaagaagaaacctCTGAAGAAGAAAGAGGACGAGAGGAAGAAGCATTTGAAgtagaaaatgaaaaagagTAAGAGGCATCTGAAGGAGAAAAAAGAACAGAATAAGAAGGAATAAAAGATTTGagattgttttaatattttaaacctACACTCGACCCATTTCCACTTAGTCCCCTCAATTTTCctcaaaaagtgcaaaaactCCTCTTCCGGCGTCTCAAATTCGTATCGATTGTCCAAATAGCGGCAATAATGCCTACAACAACCAATCAGAAACCTACAATTTGACCAAAACCAGTACCAATCTGGATGCAGTGTCCAATTCCCCGTGAAAAACTGTGTGAGCCACCCTTCACTCTTATCAATCTTATCATTGGACCTCATCCGGTGTATATCATTCTCTACCGGATGCTCAACTTTATTAAAACCGTATTTGGCCGGAAGTGCTATCACTAGACTAAAAGGGGTGTTATTGACCCCCATGTAGAAATAATGACGTGTGGTGGTCACTAATCGTCTCTAGAAATAAAAAGGGTTACGAGGTTACCTTATGACGATTTGGCCAACCTACCATTTCGTCAATGTGGCTCTTGACCTGTAAGGTGATGTCGCCCTTCTCCTGCATGACCACGCGACGCCGGAATTCCAGAATTTGGTCACTGAAACTCCGGGGGTCGCTGTCGTCGTTCATGACTTCGACTTCGGTCATGTCGACTCGGTTATAGGCCGGTTTGAGGATCCCTTGgtactgtttaaaaaattttgcaaacttaATTTCAAGCCACTGGAGGGCTTACCACAGGGCGTAGGTCCGGGTGGGTGAGGATGTAACCATTGTTGGTAACAATAAAGGCGTAACCGTTGACACCGAGCTGGAAATTAGGGTTAGTTAGGGTTGAAGAACGGTTAATTATTACCCGATAGGGCAACATCAGGGACTCGATGTATTCGATGGGAATGTCCGTTCCGGCAACTCCAAGCAGATTTGCGACACGTTCCTGGAAAAATCCACTTTTGTTGGCTAGAACTTTCGGCAAATTGACTAAATCTACGTTAGCGTTACTAAACTAGTCTAGACTATGTTAGATAGACACTACGGTGATTGTTACACATCTGGGGCTAAGTCTACGAAAAGGCGCTGCCACCTAAAACCTTCTAAAACCTGCCACAACCCTATTCGAGTCTAATAACAGTAAGAGTAGGAAAAACCTCGGTTACCTCGCGTGTTATACTTATCCAAATGGCTTcgttgatttgaattttttcggtGATATTCTGCAGACATTACAAGATTCATACACGGTTCGAACGAATTGTCGTTTGATTGTCAGTAAAGTGGAATTTACTCACCGCTCGTGGCTTCCTGTCGTACACCGGCAGCGAAACGGAAGTCATCAAGCGGTAGGTTTGCAACTCCCCGAAGTTGTCTTGTTTCTACAAAAACGCACCTTCGTCTCATTTTTTGGGGATGTTTGCTAACTCACGTGTTTTTGCTGGTGGACGAACTTCTTGTCCTGCTCATCGGACGGAAGTAGCGTTTTTTTGCGCCCAAAGTACGCCAAAAGCCGCTCCCGTTGCTTATTCCTCTCCCTGTTGACCCACAACCAGTTGGTCAACTTGGGATCAGTCACGTCGGCATAAACGGGACTCCAGGTCGGGTTTGGTTTTTGGTTGGCATTCAAAACCATGGGTCTTGCCATCACAGGGATATACTGCAAGACCTCCTCCCTCACTTCTGCATAAGTGCTCAAATGGACGTAATATCCCCGATTGGCGCACGCCATCCACTTGACGTCCCTCACATCGGACACCTCCCTCCCTATCAAATACGTGAACACTCGCACGTTGATAAACGGGAGATTATCCCAGTTATAATCCCGGAAAATCTCCATATAGTTGTCCTGGACCCCATCCGTGACCAACATAATGGCCTGATTACAGTTAGCACCCTTGCTTTCGTTCCGGTAGTTCTCCAAAAGCTGGAAAGCCGTAACTAAGGCAAGGGACAGATTTGCAATTTGCTCGGTCTTGAAATCGGCCATTGCCTCCTTCAGAACCCTAACATTGGCCAGGTTTGCCTGGACCAGGATATTGTCAAAGCACTCAATCAGCGGATCGGTTGTGTTACTAAACGTGAAAATGTTAACATAGTCGTTGTTCCCCAAAGTATCCAGAATATTGTGGACGACGTGACGGGCGATTTCACGTCGCATTCCCGTCATAGAACCAGATCTATCGACCAGGATTACTACATCTTTTGGTGAAGATGCAGCTTCGATGTACCATGATCTGGTACGACAGTCGAACAAGTCGATGGGTTCTTGCGACCAAATCATGGCTAGAATCTTAGTTTGAGTAAAGTTTTGGTTTTGGTGGAACGTACCAGGGAATTGGCGCATGAAACCGGTGGAACTGCCAAAGTACTGCCACGATAAAGTCGGGTCTTGTTTGTAGTTGTTTTTGAAGGTTTTGTCCAAAAGCTCCGACCAGATGATTCCCGAAATCACTTCTTTTGCTACAACACAAAAGTAGTGACGAGACTAGTAGCACAATGCTGAGTTATCCAGCGGTTATCtaacgttatataaccgcaATACACAAATCTAACCATTGGTTATGTTAGACCCAGCTTATGCGTTGTATATAGCGTATGTAACCATGGTTATATTACGGTTATATAACCGTTATGTTTCTTAAGCAATGTAGCCCATGTTAGATTCAGTGTATATAAATGTATATGTGTATATATCCATGGTTATGTCTGGCGGTTATATAAATGTGATGCAATATAGTGTATGCTAGATCCAGTTTATATATCGGTGATCTAAGCATGGCTATGTTACAGTTATATTTGATATGTCGCCGGCTTTTTGTAGTaatcataaataaatcaaGTGATCTAAGAAGTTTTTgggttgtaaatttttcaaaaccaaaagaaagagaaagaagagAATAAAAGCAGGCGAAAGAAAAGGGGAACGAGAAGAAGAAGGAGAAATAGAATGAGCAGAAGAAGGAGGGAAAAGAGAAGAATAGGAAGAAGCATCTGAAGGAGAAAGAAGAGAGGAAGAAGAAGCATCTGAAGATGAAAGAGGAGAAGAGGAAGAAGCATCTGAAGATGAAAGAGAAGAAGAGGAAGAAGCTTCTGAAGGAGAAAGAAAAGAGGAAGAAGAAACATCTGAAGATGAAAGAGGAGAAGAGAAAGAAGCATTTGAAGATGAAAGAGAAGAAGAGGAAGAAGCTTCTGAAGGGgaaagaagaaaagaagaagaagcCTCTGAAGATAAAAGAGGAGATGGAGGATGACCAAAAGAAAGAGAACAAAGAGAACAAAAAACAGGCGAAGGAAAACATCTTCTTACAGAAGCTAttacgaaaaattattttggagaTCTTCAACtaagaaacaataaaacacTAGACAATGTTTATTGTGCACTAGTGATGTCGTGCACAAATTCTACGAActatgagttttttttaaacaaatcttAGGCAAAGGTTATACTAGATTATATAAGCGCAATGTGAAGGTTATCTAACCGAGATATAAGAATAGTTATGTAACCGCAATATAAGAGTTAGAACGATACATAACCGAGATATAAGGAAAGTTATATAACCGAAACTTAACTACGCTTGTATAAGAGTTAGATAACGATACTTAACCGAGATATAAGGacagttatataaccgcaGTATAATCTTGCGTCGATAACGGTTAGATAAGGTGGTTATATAACAGTTAGCTTCCAAAGTTTGCGAGTGTGCTACTAGGGAAAGTACCTACATCTCTCGTAGACGTTGCTCGGGACATGGACAGCGCTAAAATTCGTGTTAACTGGAATATTGTAGAAATTTCGATTCCGGTAGAGGGGCAGTTTGCTGCGGTCGGTTTGTGGGACTTGACTGGCTTGGGGGTCCTTCTCGCTCCCATCGGTGacctaaaattttcaactggAAAAACTAGtacttgtgttttttgttgtacTTCAATATCGCTGTCCGTTTCCTCCTCTTCCTCGTCCTGTTGGTCCTGGTCCTGCTGGTACCCATCTAATTCGTCCTGCTGTACCATGGCTTGGTACCGCTCTTCGAACCGCCGATCACTCGTAATGAACGAATCGTCGTAATGGAAGTCTTGTCTCaccttaaaaaatcaataaaaagtgTTTGTCCTGAAAATGGTACCAGTTACCTCTTGTGGTTCTTGGTCGTTTAGGGTGTAATTTGGGGCCGAATTTGTCAGGTTTTTCGCATTGACGAATTGATAATTCACGTCTATCTCTTCTTCGCGTTGCGCTTTTGCCGCTTCTTCCGCAATATCCATGATTCTCTAGATAAGGATTGATAACAAGTTGGGTAAAACACTGATTACGTACCTTAACAGCCTCCACTTTTTCTTTGGTCATGTTGTAGATTTTCTCATGGATGGCTTTCAGGATCGTCTCGCCACTTTCCTCCTTAATGACGCTATGTCTTTTGAAactctagaaaaaaaattcgtactTATATATTAATAGTGTTAGAAATAAAAGTGAACCTCGTTGACTCTTGTTCTTCTCGTGACCAATTCCCCGAAATGCCACAATTCGCCGCCTAATTTTTGCGCCCAGCTTCTGGCCCTTCAAATACAGTCGTTTAGTGATTAGCGAAGGTGAAAAACTACTTACAGATTGGGTAGTTCGGGGTGTTGTTTGGCGACTTTTTCCTGTCCTGATCCGGAATAAATCAGGGAAAATAATACaagaagtaaaaataattttgtcgGTTTGTTCCACATTTTGCGCTAACGCATTGCtctcaatttttctttttcgctGTTGGTGATCAATAAAGAGGCGATGCGCATGGGCTTTGCTGGAGACGACGCCGTGAGTGGAGATTTGAGTTATTACTATTAGGAAGTGGTCATTTCGatcgtttaattaatttatagtgGGCTTGAAGAGGTTTGTTGATAGTAAACTGACCTTGGAGCTGATAGAGATTAGTTATCTGTGCAAAATGCAAGAGCAAAAGCTtgtgttacagtttttttttccgattttttctttttcgtcGGTTCGCCAAAACTACCTTTTCCAATTATAGTAGTTCAGAATGTATCTCAAATGACTCCCTTAGAAATACATTTGATACTTTATGAAATTGAATTGGAAAAAGTGTAGATGagtgtaaaatgatccgggaaatcgattgggattgagaaaattgcaacaTTTGTAAtggttttcaagttttttatggcttattttagattttatccgcaattttttcataagctGTGAAAATTATCAAGCATTTTCTGGCAAAACTGAGCAAAATAAGTAAGTTTCTTGCTCAAAGACAAGACAATTCTACCGAAAAAGAgcaaaataaactcaaaataaCATCATCATTCAAATACTTAAATCATTTTCGTtgtgttttaataaatctttgcTCAAAAAAGCTGAAAACTATAACAGATACATAGTTGTTTTCGGttaaaataaaccgttttcAGTCACGTCTCAaagagttttcttatttttaagcCAGAAATTGTCCAAAACGAATCGTTTTCTTTGCATAAatcgtgttttttttagaCAGAATGAGGCGTTTTCAGCCAAACTATAACATAAATCGTTGTTTCTGGCTAGAATTAGCCATTTTTAGCCAATTCTGAAAgagtttttttcgtttttttgagcatggaattgtctaaaattaatcgtTTTCTTCCAAACTTGTGCATAAATCATTCTTTTGAGCTAGAATACGGccttttcagtttgttttataaaagttttctcgGTTCTAAGCAAAGAATCATCCAAAACACGCCGTTTTCAGCCAATTTCCAACAGATTTTTctcgtttttaaatgagaaattgtcttaaataaaacattttcttctaaacTAGTGCATAAACCGATCTTTTCAGCCATTATAAGGCGTTTTCTAAGCAAATAATCGTCtgaaataagccgttttcaaTTAAACTGTAACAAAAATCGTTGTTTCCGGCTAGAATAAGCCGTTTTTAGCCAATTCTCAAagagttttttcgtttttttaagcaagaaattgtcgaGAATGAATCGTTTTCTTCTAAACTTGTGCAtaaattgttcttttgagctagaATAGGgcgttttcagattcttttataaaagtttttttgtttttatacaaagaatcgtctaaaataagccgttttcagTCAATTCCCAAggttttttctcatttttaaacaagaaattgcCTTAAATAAATCGTTTTCTTCTAAACTAGTGCATAAACCGTTCTTTTGAGTCAGAATAAGGCGTTTTCAGTCTGTTTTATGAAAGTTTAGTcgtttctaagcaaaaaatcgtccGAAGGAAGCCGTTTTCTTCCAAACTATAACATAAATCGTTGTTTCCGGCTAGAACAAGCCGATTTTAGCAAATTCTCAAagagttttttcgtttttttaagcaagaaattgtcgaGAATGAATCGTTTTCTTCTAAACTTGTGCAtaaattgttcttttgagctagaATAGGgcgttttcagtttcttttataaaagttttttcgtttttatacaaagaatcgtccaaaataagccgttttctgTCAATTCCCAAggttttttctcatttttaaacaagaaattgcCTTAAATAAATCGTTTTCTTCTAAACTAGTGCATAAACCGTTCTTTTGAGTCAGAATAAGGCGTTTTCAGTCTGTTTTATGAAAGTTTAGTcgtttctaagcaaaaaatcgtccGAAGTAAGCCGTTTTCTTCCAAACTATAACATAAATCGTTGTTTCCGGCTAGAACAAGCCGATTTTAGCAAATTCTCAAagagttttttcgtttttttaagcaagaaattgtcgaAAATGAATCGTTTTCTTCCAAACTTGTGCATAAATTGTTCTTTGAGCTAGAAATCGgcgttttcagtttcttttataaaagttttttcgtttttatacaaagaatcgtccaaaataagccgttttcagTCAATTCCCAAggttttttctcatttttaaacaagaaattgcCTTAAATAAATCGTTTTCTTCTAAACTAGTGCATAAACCGTTCTTTTGAGTCAGAATAAGGCGTTTTCAGTCTGTTTTATGAAAGTTTAGTcgtttctaagcaaaaaatcgtccgaaataagccgtttttatccaaactatAACATAAATCGTAGTTTCCGACTAGAATAAGCTGTTTTCTCaaagagtttttttgtttttttaagcaagaaattgccAAAAATGAATCGTCTAGTTCCGAACTGGTGCATAAATCGTTCTTTTTAAGCCAGAATAAGGCGCTTTCTGTCTCTTTCATGAATGTTTTTTCATCTCTAAGCCAATTTTCAGAAGAAATTCTTGTTTTTAACCGTTTttcttaaactaaaaaatcgtcatttttaatatgaaatattcatgattttttcgcaaaaacaAGATAAATACTCGTAAAGTAAGAgcaaaataatgtcaaaacAACGTAATTTTCTACATAGTTAGATGATTTTTTGgcgtgttttttaaatgaaattttactcaaaaaaagttcaaacgAGAACGTAAGCtaacttttgaattaaaataacttatCGGTTATTTGAAAGTAAAATCAACACAAGGcctttggtaaaaaaataaaaatacgcaTTTCAAGCTAGCGATAACGctagtttatatttttattactgtttttcttgaaatattttgtttcacttttttgcttTGATTTGGGTTTGGGTCAGaaaaacaccaattttttacgaaaataatttattgaaacaataTCACACAACAGAAAAATGTGCCGTTTTGGGGGCCGTCGCCTCCGCCTCGGCTAAGGCCCTCATGAGCTCGGCTCTCGCCTTGGCACTAAACCAAAGCATCAAAACAACAACGACTACCAACTGAAcgctaataaaaatataagtcCCCGTGGAAGCGGGCCGATCCTCCAAAACATCCTGCATGGACCTGAGAGTGGTCCCGATGTACACCCCCACGGCCTGCGCCGGCATGAGCCCCAAAAGGGAGGCCAAGTGATAGATTTTCGCATTCACGT contains:
- the stj gene encoding voltage-dependent calcium channel subunit alpha-2/delta-3 isoform X5; the encoded protein is MWNKPTKLFLLLVLFSLIYSGSGQEKVAKQHPELPNLARSWAQKLGGELWHFGELVTRRTRVNESFKRHSVIKEESGETILKAIHEKIYNMTKEKVEAVKRIMDIAEEAAKAQREEEIDVNYQFVNAKNLTNSAPNYTLNDQEPQEVRQDFHYDDSFITSDRRFEERYQAMVQQDELDGYQQDQDQQDEEEEETDSDIEVTDGSEKDPQASQVPQTDRSKLPLYRNRNFYNIPVNTNFSAVHVPSNVYERSKEVISGIIWSELLDKTFKNNYKQDPTLSWQYFGSSTGFMRQFPAMIWSQEPIDLFDCRTRSWYIEAASSPKDVVILVDRSGSMTGMRREIARHVVHNILDTLGNNDYVNIFTFSNTTDPLIECFDNILVQANLANVRVLKEAMADFKTEQIANLSLALVTAFQLLENYRNESKGANCNQAIMLVTDGVQDNYMEIFRDYNWDNLPFINVRVFTYLIGREVSDVRDVKWMACANRGYYVHLSTYAEVREEVLQYIPVMARPMVLNANQKPNPTWSPVYADVTDPKLTNWLWVNRERNKQRERLLAYFGRKKTLLPSDEQDKKFVHQQKHKQDNFGELQTYRLMTSVSLPVYDRKPRAERVANLLGVAGTDIPIEYIESLMLPYRLGVNGYAFIVTNNGYILTHPDLRPVYQGILKPAYNRVDMTEVEVMNDDSDPRSFSDQILEFRRRVVMQEKGDITLQVKSHIDEMRRLVTTTRHYFYMGVNNTPFSLVIALPAKYGFNKVEHPVENDIHRMRSNDKIDKSEGWLTQFFTGNWTLHPDWHYCRYLDNRYEFETPEEEFLHFLRKIEGTKWKWVECDRGLIVKVVADAKITSWFSENITNSNSSKEENGDKFIRRFGITVAFLATHSGLTRWQDFPQNVDAIAREEPSFRHFHMLHNKAIDEIWYRRAVEYHYVDPTAYIYSVPFDIGAENNTLLTVSHAIFREDGGKKAPAAVIGYQSYHSALYALFRNITTSCGDIPCKRTCDSDELDCFLLDDNGYIIVSDDLTHTGFFFGKVRPDIMSFLVDEGIYKVTRMYDYQGLCPEEHESNNPASTFSTPLDQISRLIHWATATFFYLLHTISAELETISYPEEDHEMHSYDSEHDFESETTEQPSRLTEKEFDQRVLLKKTKPEPCDYEMWFYTLVHYPEKSIPSSGYNKAMTDDCTRPFIVQRVFNSNMILLVVNSVCWEKENTMAKMPDPVLVDYNMSLACYRALFNNFTRRHYMSCINRNVNESEIKLCGDASVASFSLLPLILLTIVHLII